The Exiguobacterium mexicanum genome includes a window with the following:
- the hemG gene encoding protoporphyrinogen oxidase has protein sequence MRNVTIVGGGITGLTAAFYAERYLPEDVTIKLVEASGRLGGKIDTFETGEFAVERGPDSYVFRKTAMTDLIHEVGLGDEIVRNGVGQAYVLHHDGLHPIPKQTVMGIPLDVDAFKDTTLLSEEEHATLRKMLLSPPDVEAPKTDVSLGLYLRERVGDPIVDRLIEPLLSGIYAGDIDQMSALSTFPQFIEGEKKYGNLYEGMRHLRPEQRVAEVGAKKVGQFASLKRGLKSLTDRLAERLERTEIVLNCSVEQVEEIEGGYRLLTNRGDIESDHLILTVPPRLIRQFLPKVDSDFLADMKPHATATCSLVFKQDDIELPFVGTGFVTSQEADVTITACTFIDQKWPHAVPEGYHVLRVFLGRPGADDIVDASDDEIVTTALRDLGGLMTIKAAPLETVVSRLRDGLPPYAVFHSDRVRALRAEMGRVYPGILLAGIAYDGIGMPDCIKSVHEQIKALSEED, from the coding sequence ATGCGTAATGTAACGATTGTCGGTGGTGGGATCACAGGTCTCACCGCCGCTTTTTATGCCGAGCGTTATTTGCCGGAAGACGTCACCATCAAGCTCGTCGAAGCGAGCGGCCGTTTAGGTGGAAAAATCGATACGTTCGAGACCGGGGAATTTGCGGTCGAACGAGGGCCGGATTCGTATGTGTTCCGGAAAACGGCGATGACCGACTTGATTCATGAGGTCGGGCTCGGCGATGAGATCGTCCGGAACGGCGTCGGCCAAGCGTACGTGCTCCATCATGACGGATTACATCCGATTCCGAAGCAGACGGTCATGGGCATTCCGCTCGACGTCGATGCGTTCAAGGATACGACACTCTTGTCCGAGGAAGAACACGCCACGCTTCGGAAGATGCTGTTGTCGCCCCCGGACGTCGAAGCGCCGAAGACGGACGTCTCGCTCGGGCTTTATTTACGCGAGCGCGTCGGGGACCCGATCGTCGACCGGTTGATCGAGCCGCTTCTTTCCGGGATTTATGCGGGAGATATCGATCAGATGAGTGCGTTGTCGACGTTCCCGCAATTTATCGAAGGCGAGAAGAAATACGGCAACTTGTATGAGGGAATGCGTCACCTTCGTCCCGAGCAGCGGGTCGCTGAAGTCGGGGCGAAGAAAGTCGGACAGTTCGCTTCACTCAAACGAGGGTTGAAGTCGCTCACCGACCGTCTAGCCGAACGGCTAGAGCGCACTGAAATCGTCTTGAACTGTTCGGTCGAACAAGTCGAGGAGATTGAGGGCGGCTATCGCCTGCTGACGAACCGTGGGGATATCGAGTCCGATCACCTCATCTTGACGGTCCCGCCCCGGCTCATCCGCCAGTTCTTGCCGAAAGTCGACAGCGATTTTCTCGCGGACATGAAGCCGCACGCGACGGCGACGTGCTCGCTCGTGTTTAAACAAGACGATATCGAGCTGCCGTTCGTCGGGACAGGTTTCGTCACGAGCCAAGAGGCGGACGTGACGATCACCGCGTGCACGTTCATCGACCAAAAATGGCCGCACGCCGTGCCGGAAGGGTATCACGTCCTGCGCGTCTTTCTCGGACGACCGGGCGCCGATGACATCGTCGATGCGTCTGATGACGAGATTGTGACGACCGCACTTCGGGACCTTGGCGGCTTGATGACGATTAAAGCAGCCCCGCTCGAGACGGTCGTCAGCCGGCTCCGGGACGGGCTGCCGCCATACGCCGTCTTCCATTCCGACCGGGTCCGCGCGCTACGCGCCGAGATGGGCCGCGTCTATCCAGGCATCCTGCTCGCGGGCATCGCCTACGACGGGATCGGCATGCCGGACTGCATCAAGAGCGTCCATGAACAGATCAAGGCGCTCTCGGAAGAAGATTAA
- the hemH gene encoding ferrochelatase, which yields MKTVGLLVMAYGTPYKPEDIERYYTHIRYGRKPSPEALQDLTERYEAIGGVSPLAKITIDQAETLRDILNERHAGEIDFKLYIGLKHIEPFVEDAVAQMANDGIKEAVSVVLAPHYSSYSVKSYNGRAHEEAAKYGIEIRSVESWYDEPKFINWWAEAIKATFANLPVPAEKACLIVSAHSLPEKILAGGDPYPDQLKETADKIAQAAGVPNYEVGWQSEGNTPDPWIGPDVQDLTAELYEKHGYEAFVYTPVGFVADHLEVLFDNDVECKVVCDRLGVHYARPNMPNAERSFIEAIADRMESVIVHHA from the coding sequence ATGAAAACCGTCGGATTACTCGTAATGGCTTATGGGACACCATACAAACCTGAAGATATCGAGCGCTACTACACACACATCCGCTATGGCCGTAAACCATCACCGGAAGCACTCCAAGACTTGACGGAGCGCTATGAGGCCATCGGAGGCGTGTCACCGCTCGCGAAAATCACGATCGACCAAGCGGAGACGCTCCGTGACATCTTGAACGAGCGTCACGCCGGTGAGATCGACTTCAAACTCTACATCGGGCTTAAGCACATCGAACCGTTCGTAGAAGATGCGGTCGCGCAAATGGCGAACGACGGCATCAAAGAAGCGGTGTCGGTCGTATTGGCTCCGCACTACTCGTCATACAGCGTCAAGTCGTACAACGGGCGGGCGCATGAAGAAGCCGCGAAATACGGCATCGAGATCCGTTCGGTCGAATCGTGGTACGATGAGCCGAAATTCATCAACTGGTGGGCGGAAGCGATCAAAGCGACGTTTGCGAACTTGCCGGTACCGGCCGAGAAGGCATGCTTGATCGTCTCGGCACACAGTCTCCCAGAGAAGATTTTGGCAGGCGGCGACCCGTATCCGGATCAATTGAAAGAGACGGCGGATAAAATCGCCCAAGCGGCGGGCGTACCGAACTATGAGGTCGGTTGGCAGTCAGAGGGCAACACGCCTGACCCGTGGATCGGACCGGACGTCCAAGATTTGACGGCTGAACTTTATGAAAAGCATGGTTATGAGGCGTTCGTCTATACGCCGGTCGGATTCGTCGCGGATCATCTCGAGGTGCTCTTCGATAACGACGTGGAATGTAAAGTCGTTTGTGACCGCCTAGGCGTCCACTATGCACGTCCAAACATGCCAAACGCGGAGCGTAGCTTCATTGAAGCCATCGCCGATCGAATGGAAAGCGTGATTGTACATCATGCGTAA
- the hemE gene encoding uroporphyrinogen decarboxylase, translated as MTRRMNDTILKAFRGEATDYVPVWYMRQAGRYQPEYREIKKTRTLFEITHDAELCAYVTELPVKQLGVDAAILYKDIMTPLPSMGVDVEIKSGIGPVIDNPYRTMADVERLKPLNPEDISYVFETIRLLRERLEVPLIGFSGAPFTLASYMIEGGPSKSYHRTKALMYAEPDVWNALMEKLGDMVITYATAQAEAGIQAFQLFDSWVGTLSRKDYVRYIKPTTERIFTELRKLDIPLIMHGVGASHLVEEWQDQPLDVVGLDWRLSIQDARDRGITKAVQGNLDPSFLLAPWPVIEAKVKEILDEGMKQPGYVFNLGHGVFPEVDPSVLVKLTAFIHDYSREKMGGKSL; from the coding sequence ATGACGCGACGTATGAACGATACTATTTTGAAGGCGTTTCGAGGAGAGGCGACAGACTATGTGCCCGTCTGGTACATGCGCCAAGCCGGACGCTACCAACCAGAATATCGTGAGATCAAAAAAACGAGGACACTATTTGAGATCACGCATGATGCCGAGCTGTGTGCCTACGTGACAGAGCTCCCGGTGAAACAACTTGGAGTCGACGCGGCCATTCTGTATAAAGACATCATGACGCCACTCCCGTCGATGGGCGTCGATGTGGAAATCAAGAGCGGCATCGGTCCGGTCATTGATAACCCATACCGGACGATGGCAGATGTGGAGCGTTTGAAACCGCTCAATCCGGAAGACATCTCGTACGTGTTCGAGACGATCCGTTTGCTTCGGGAACGTTTGGAAGTTCCGCTCATCGGATTCTCAGGCGCACCGTTCACGCTCGCGAGCTACATGATTGAAGGTGGTCCTTCGAAGAGCTACCACCGAACGAAAGCACTCATGTACGCCGAGCCGGACGTGTGGAACGCGCTTATGGAGAAACTGGGCGACATGGTCATCACATATGCGACGGCGCAGGCAGAAGCCGGGATCCAGGCGTTCCAATTGTTCGACTCATGGGTCGGGACGCTCAGCCGTAAGGATTATGTCCGTTATATCAAACCGACGACAGAACGGATCTTCACCGAGTTGCGCAAGCTCGACATCCCGCTCATCATGCACGGTGTCGGAGCGAGCCATCTCGTCGAAGAGTGGCAAGACCAGCCGCTCGACGTCGTCGGACTCGACTGGCGCCTATCGATTCAAGATGCGCGCGACCGCGGCATCACGAAAGCGGTCCAAGGTAACCTTGACCCGTCATTCTTGTTGGCCCCGTGGCCGGTCATCGAAGCGAAAGTGAAAGAAATCCTCGACGAGGGGATGAAACAACCTGGATACGTCTTCAACTTGGGACATGGGGTGTTCCCGGAAGTCGATCCGTCCGTTCTCGTCAAATTGACAGCATTTATCCATGACTACTCACGTGAAAAAATGGGAGGCAAATCATTATGA
- a CDS encoding MerR family transcriptional regulator, whose product MDYKSKKVIGMGVITELTGLSERQVRYYEAKGLVFPDRTKGGSRKYSFHDVERLVDIASKLEDGWRIQDIKEREKRLSSKQRDDLIRGQLNSAFRTYPTKK is encoded by the coding sequence ATGGACTATAAGTCGAAGAAAGTAATCGGGATGGGCGTCATCACTGAGCTGACAGGACTTTCGGAGCGACAAGTCCGTTATTATGAAGCGAAAGGGCTCGTCTTTCCGGATCGGACAAAAGGTGGGTCACGTAAATATTCCTTCCATGACGTCGAGCGATTGGTCGATATAGCGTCGAAACTTGAGGATGGTTGGCGAATTCAAGACATCAAAGAGCGCGAGAAGCGTCTGTCGTCGAAACAGCGTGACGATTTGATTCGAGGTCAGCTCAATTCAGCCTTCCGCACGTATCCGACAAAGAAATGA
- a CDS encoding ammonium transporter, with protein MEDILYYMDTLFVLIAALLVLTMQLGFGLLETGTLRAKNAGHVAVKQIISLSVAALAFWAVGFGLSFGDGTRWFGTEGFFMNGSFTSLDWANVSIDIKFLFQLSFVAVALAIAWGGFAERAKLSAYVLFGIFFVAILYPIVARSVWAGGLLGSMGMQDFAGSAVVHLQGGMAALMATIILKPRRKTESLAGHNHVLTVVGGLVLWLCWFGFNAGSTMSVADGFFGYVALTTMLATAAGALGALAIVMMHKKTADIPTIVNGVLGALVAITAACAFVEPWAAVVIGAVASIATYGTSILMAKYIDDPLCAFSVHGVAGIIGTLALGFFASPRLVEITGIGSAGLFYGGGLGQLGVQALGVLIAMVIAGGGSYAFLKLLDVTIGLRVTEEQEDIGLDIAEHGVSAYGEVETEPETPARLPKILGSSVSVMSPKK; from the coding sequence ATGGAAGACATCTTATATTATATGGACACGCTGTTCGTACTCATCGCTGCACTGCTCGTCTTAACGATGCAACTTGGTTTTGGCTTGCTCGAGACGGGGACGCTCCGGGCTAAAAACGCCGGGCACGTCGCAGTCAAACAAATCATCAGCCTCTCTGTGGCGGCACTCGCCTTTTGGGCCGTCGGCTTCGGCCTCTCCTTCGGGGACGGGACCCGCTGGTTCGGGACGGAAGGATTCTTCATGAACGGATCGTTCACGAGCCTTGATTGGGCCAACGTCTCGATCGACATCAAATTCTTGTTCCAGTTGTCGTTCGTCGCTGTCGCACTCGCCATCGCCTGGGGCGGTTTCGCAGAGCGGGCCAAACTTTCCGCGTACGTCTTGTTCGGTATCTTCTTCGTCGCCATCCTCTATCCGATCGTCGCCCGCTCCGTATGGGCCGGTGGACTCCTCGGATCGATGGGCATGCAAGACTTCGCCGGTTCGGCCGTCGTCCACCTTCAAGGCGGAATGGCCGCCCTCATGGCCACGATCATCTTGAAACCACGTCGTAAAACCGAATCACTCGCCGGTCACAACCACGTCTTGACGGTCGTCGGTGGACTCGTGCTCTGGCTCTGCTGGTTCGGATTCAATGCCGGGTCGACGATGTCGGTCGCAGATGGATTCTTCGGTTACGTCGCTCTTACGACGATGCTCGCCACGGCTGCCGGTGCCCTCGGCGCCCTCGCCATCGTCATGATGCATAAGAAGACAGCGGACATCCCGACAATCGTCAACGGTGTGCTCGGGGCGCTCGTCGCGATCACTGCTGCCTGTGCCTTCGTCGAACCATGGGCCGCCGTCGTCATCGGTGCCGTCGCTTCAATCGCCACATACGGTACGAGCATCCTCATGGCAAAATATATCGATGACCCGCTCTGTGCTTTCTCGGTACACGGGGTCGCCGGAATCATCGGGACGCTCGCGCTCGGATTCTTCGCCTCGCCTCGCTTGGTCGAGATCACAGGCATCGGTTCGGCCGGCCTCTTCTACGGCGGCGGCTTGGGTCAACTCGGTGTTCAAGCACTCGGCGTCTTGATTGCAATGGTCATCGCTGGTGGCGGTAGCTACGCCTTCTTGAAATTGCTCGACGTCACGATCGGTCTTCGTGTCACGGAAGAACAAGAAGATATCGGCCTCGACATCGCCGAGCACGGTGTATCCGCATACGGTGAAGTCGAGACAGAACCTGAAACTCCGGCACGCCTCCCGAAAATTCTCGGGTCGAGTGTATCGGTCATGTCACCGAAGAAATAA
- a CDS encoding ABC transporter permease, translating into MNVFKQRFGVWVEDVVKYSRYVANGGLLFTLYFTLIYGAFVYNQFLTDLDPAFPSEWIVALLWLLLPLGHRPRTLIQEADQVFLLPRLGEMQTFMNGVRLFNVVFAAVRAVLIMLVVLPLLVRTQALTSVEVGAIIATSVLISVAGRLAKLEGVKYVVLPSALASGFLILFGVPMLTPVPALIPFILLHVRRNRRIPLFDWLLLEEKSKAQFNRVVSWFVDVPAMREDVRERSLIVSLLERSVLKRADAARYVYGLRVMRSNDSLDLVLRLSAVALVVMWLSGGWYVGLVVPLFVGLTALQLVPLFKRLDTVSMASWLPITRAERLVAYKWWATRLLFAQMLALGAASLMFGATWDALVGLVLAYMVVRYYLSQLT; encoded by the coding sequence ATGAACGTGTTCAAACAACGATTTGGCGTCTGGGTGGAGGACGTCGTGAAATACAGCCGGTACGTGGCGAACGGCGGTTTGTTGTTCACACTTTATTTCACGCTCATTTACGGAGCGTTCGTTTACAACCAGTTCTTGACGGACTTGGACCCGGCATTCCCGAGTGAATGGATTGTGGCGCTCCTCTGGTTGCTTCTGCCGCTCGGGCATCGCCCCCGCACATTGATTCAAGAAGCGGACCAAGTCTTCTTATTGCCGCGACTCGGTGAGATGCAAACGTTCATGAACGGCGTTCGACTATTCAACGTCGTCTTCGCTGCCGTCCGTGCCGTCCTCATCATGCTCGTCGTGTTGCCGTTGCTCGTCCGGACGCAAGCGCTCACCTCGGTCGAAGTCGGGGCCATCATCGCGACGAGTGTCCTGATCTCGGTGGCGGGGCGGCTCGCCAAGTTGGAGGGGGTCAAATATGTCGTCTTGCCGAGCGCGCTCGCCAGCGGCTTTCTCATCCTGTTTGGTGTGCCGATGTTGACACCGGTGCCGGCGCTCATCCCATTCATCTTGCTCCACGTGCGACGAAATCGACGCATCCCGCTGTTCGATTGGCTCTTGCTTGAAGAGAAGAGCAAAGCCCAGTTCAACCGGGTCGTCAGTTGGTTCGTCGATGTCCCGGCGATGCGGGAAGATGTGCGGGAACGATCGCTCATCGTCAGCCTGCTCGAGCGCTCGGTCTTGAAACGGGCCGATGCGGCACGGTACGTCTATGGCCTCCGGGTCATGCGCTCGAACGACTCGCTCGATCTCGTGTTGCGTCTTTCCGCCGTCGCGCTCGTCGTCATGTGGCTCTCGGGCGGGTGGTACGTCGGGTTGGTCGTCCCGCTTTTCGTCGGGTTGACTGCCTTGCAACTCGTCCCATTGTTTAAACGACTCGACACGGTGTCGATGGCGTCGTGGTTGCCGATCACACGTGCCGAGCGGCTCGTCGCCTATAAATGGTGGGCGACACGGCTGTTGTTCGCGCAAATGCTCGCCCTTGGCGCGGCTTCGCTCATGTTCGGGGCGACGTGGGACGCGCTCGTCGGTCTCGTGCTCGCATATATGGTCGTCCGGTACTATTTGAGCCAACTGACATGA
- a CDS encoding ABC transporter ATP-binding protein: MLHVDQLNGGYIGKQVLHDVSFEVKKGELVGLIGLNGAGKSTTIKHILGLLDPISGSVEVDSETLASSENNYRKKISYIPETPILYDTLTLREHLTLIGKAYDIDEADLKIRTERLSRDMRMEKQLDWFPSVFSKGMRQKAMILCALVTKTPLLIVDEPFVGLDPLAIRQLLRLFDEYKEDCAILMSTHILETAERHCDRFVFLHQGSVIATGTAAQLRETYGLRPDATLDDIYVEAIDAEERKQ; the protein is encoded by the coding sequence ATGTTGCACGTCGACCAGTTGAACGGCGGTTATATAGGTAAACAAGTGTTACACGATGTTTCGTTTGAAGTGAAAAAAGGTGAGCTCGTGGGGCTCATAGGGCTAAACGGCGCCGGGAAATCGACGACGATCAAACATATTTTAGGATTGCTTGATCCGATTTCGGGATCGGTCGAAGTCGATAGTGAGACACTCGCTTCTTCGGAAAATAACTATCGTAAGAAAATAAGTTATATACCCGAGACCCCTATTTTATACGACACATTGACGTTGCGTGAACATTTGACGCTAATCGGGAAAGCGTATGACATCGACGAGGCCGACCTGAAAATCCGGACCGAAAGATTGTCCCGAGATATGCGGATGGAGAAGCAATTGGACTGGTTTCCGTCCGTTTTTTCAAAAGGAATGCGGCAAAAAGCGATGATCCTCTGTGCACTCGTGACAAAGACGCCGCTCCTCATCGTCGATGAGCCGTTCGTCGGACTCGATCCACTCGCGATTCGTCAACTATTGAGATTGTTTGATGAGTATAAGGAAGATTGCGCCATCTTGATGTCGACCCACATCTTGGAGACGGCGGAACGTCACTGCGACCGCTTCGTTTTCTTGCACCAGGGGTCGGTCATCGCGACCGGTACGGCGGCGCAGTTGCGCGAGACATATGGTCTTCGTCCGGACGCCACGCTCGATGACATTTATGTCGAGGCGATTGATGCCGAGGAGCGGAAGCAATGA
- a CDS encoding GlsB/YeaQ/YmgE family stress response membrane protein produces MGWIITLIVGGIIGWLAGLILGKDVPGGVIGNIIAGIIGAWLGGLIFGDFGPAVGGIAIIPALLGAIILILIVSFVMKSMNKKR; encoded by the coding sequence ATGGGTTGGATTATCACTTTAATCGTCGGGGGTATTATCGGTTGGTTAGCAGGTCTTATTTTAGGTAAGGATGTACCAGGTGGCGTCATCGGGAACATCATTGCCGGTATCATCGGTGCTTGGCTCGGTGGCCTCATCTTCGGAGACTTCGGTCCTGCAGTTGGCGGCATCGCGATTATTCCAGCACTTCTCGGTGCGATTATCTTGATCTTGATCGTATCGTTCGTTATGAAGTCAATGAACAAAAAGCGCTAA
- a CDS encoding IS3 family transposase (programmed frameshift) — MSKKIFTSKEIDALAANPYVKSVSPKGITYTDEFKELFIAQTLEGKFPVEIFRGCGFDVEVLGERRMSSCKNRWTRAYRKDGVMGLRDTRSSNSGRWRDKELSTEERYAKLEAENKLLKAEVELLKEIRLAEGKRKAGLNASQKYELIQGVIIKHKMKGMVSHLCQVAGVSRQGYHAYFSERRRQTRQERESKDVALRDLVLKAFHFKKRKKGARQIKMVLSGHFGVTMNLKCIRRIMRKYNIVCPIRKAKPYKRLIKATAEHRVVPNRLKREFKQGTPYKVLLTDITYIFYGNGKRAYLSTIVDGSTNEVLAHQLSENINLDIVLDTLKRLRKNRRIRLDKDAFIHSDQGGHYTSPTYQKEVKRMKLGQSMSRRGNCWDNAVQESFFGHFKDIVELKACTTFDSLQREIRKTINYYNHHRYQWNMKKMTPVQYRNHLLESA, encoded by the exons GTGTCGAAGAAGATATTTACGTCAAAAGAAATAGATGCGCTAGCCGCAAATCCTTACGTTAAATCTGTGAGCCCGAAAGGGATCACGTATACCGATGAGTTTAAGGAACTTTTTATAGCACAGACGTTGGAAGGAAAGTTCCCTGTGGAAATCTTCCGGGGATGTGGATTCGATGTGGAGGTACTCGGTGAACGGCGTATGAGTTCTTGTAAAAATCGTTGGACACGAGCTTACCGAAAAGATGGGGTAATGGGGCTGCGCGATACACGATCAAGTAATTCAGGACGTTGGAGAGATAAAGAGCTGTCGACAGAAGAACGGTACGCGAAGCTCGAGGCCGAAAACAAACTGTTGAAAGCAGAGGTCGAACTATTAAAGGAGATCCGCCTGGCGGAAGGGA AGAGGAAAGCTGGACTTAACGCATCGCAAAAGTATGAGCTGATTCAAGGTGTCATCATCAAGCACAAAATGAAGGGGATGGTCAGCCATCTCTGCCAGGTGGCCGGGGTGTCACGTCAGGGATACCACGCCTATTTCTCGGAACGGAGGAGACAGACCAGACAGGAGCGCGAATCGAAAGACGTGGCTCTTCGTGACCTCGTTCTGAAGGCGTTCCACTTCAAGAAGCGCAAGAAGGGTGCTAGGCAGATCAAGATGGTGCTGTCTGGTCATTTCGGTGTGACGATGAACCTGAAGTGTATCCGACGTATCATGCGGAAATACAACATCGTGTGTCCAATCCGCAAGGCGAAGCCATACAAACGGCTCATTAAGGCGACGGCCGAGCACCGGGTGGTGCCGAATCGCCTCAAACGCGAATTCAAACAGGGCACTCCCTACAAGGTGCTTCTCACCGATATCACCTACATATTTTACGGGAACGGTAAGCGAGCCTATCTTTCGACCATCGTGGACGGTTCGACCAATGAGGTACTGGCGCATCAACTCTCTGAGAACATCAATCTCGACATTGTATTGGATACGTTGAAGCGTTTACGGAAGAACCGGAGGATTCGCTTGGACAAGGACGCATTCATCCATTCAGATCAAGGAGGGCACTACACGAGCCCGACCTATCAGAAAGAGGTGAAGCGTATGAAGCTAGGTCAATCCATGTCCCGACGGGGCAACTGTTGGGATAACGCTGTCCAGGAATCATTCTTTGGACATTTCAAGGATATCGTCGAGTTAAAGGCCTGTACCACGTTCGATTCACTACAGCGTGAAATCCGAAAAACCATTAACTATTACAACCATCATCGTTATCAATGGAACATGAAAAAGATGACTCCCGTACAGTACAGGAATCATCTCCTTGAATCAGCATAA